In the genome of Aspergillus luchuensis IFO 4308 DNA, chromosome 2, nearly complete sequence, one region contains:
- a CDS encoding putative extracellular SCP domain protein Pry1 (COG:S;~EggNog:ENOG410PMWK;~InterPro:IPR014044,IPR001283,IPR034120,IPR018244, IPR035940;~PFAM:PF00188;~SECRETED:SignalP(1-33);~TransMembrane:1 (n10-28c33/34o276-293i);~go_component: GO:0005576 - extracellular region [Evidence IEA]), giving the protein MLHRTISRILTTTTTTATILIILLSALITLTTAQQQQPQSKATVIVTIITTATATAPPTTTTTTTQEPPSYTSPALFQSSILDVSNTYRKAHNASNLIWNTTLTQYALNWAQECKWQHSNGPYGENLAFGYPNVSSAVAAWGDEVQKYNFQEPTGFTEETGHFTQLVWRETREVGCAAIDCGYNNTNTTTNDDDDNGNGKRSEAGGGGGGGGINGTERPQGWYVVCEYSPRGNIIGGNKKLGDKEFFKINVQPSSTYSGPYNTGSAGNGAQRVECIMGLWWVVLGWWLVLLTFG; this is encoded by the exons atgctccATCGTACAATCTCAAGGAtactcaccaccacaactacTACCGCAACCATACTCATAATCCTCCTAAGCGCcctcatcaccctcaccacagcccaacaacagcaaccaCAATCAAAAGCAACAGTAATAGTCACCATCATAACAACCGCAACCGcaacagcaccaccaaccaccaccaccaccactacccaAGAACCCCCCTCCTACACCTCCCCGGCTCTCTTCCAATCCTCCATCCTAGACGTCAGCAACACCTACCGCAAAGCCCACAACGCAAGCAACCTAATCTGGAACACGACATTAACTCAATACGCCCTGAACTGGGCACAGGAATGTAAATGGCAGCATTCG AACGGCCCGTACGGCGAGAATCTCGCCTTCGGGTACCCCAACGTTTCGTCCGCCGTAGCCGCCTGGGGCGACGAAGTACAGAAATACAATTTCCAGGAGCCGACGGGGTTCACGGAGGAGACGGGACATTTTACGCAGTTGGTGTGGAGGGAGACGAGGGAGGTGGGGTGTGCGGCTATTGATTGTgggtataataatactaatactactactaatgatgatgatgataatgggaatgggaagagaagtgaagcgggaggaggaggtggtggaggtgggatCAATGGAACGGAGAGACCGCAAGGATGGTATGTCGTTTGTGAATACTCGCCTAGGGGTAATATCATTGGGGGGAATAAGAAGTTGGGGGATAAGGAGTTCTTTAAGATTAATGTGCAGCCGTCGAGTACATATTCCGGGCCGTATAATACGGGGTCCGCTGGGAATGGGGCTCAGAGGGTTGAATGTATAATGGGGTTATGGTGGGTTgtgttggggtggtggttggtgttgttgacttTTGGATAG
- the RCY1 gene encoding exocyst complex component Sec10 family protein (BUSCO:EOG09260NXJ;~COG:U;~EggNog:ENOG410PGCX;~InterPro:IPR001810,IPR036047,IPR009976;~PFAM:PF07393,PF00646,PF12937;~go_component: GO:0005737 - cytoplasm [Evidence IEA];~go_function: GO:0005515 - protein binding [Evidence IEA];~go_process: GO:0006887 - exocytosis [Evidence IEA]), producing the protein MQKARTGPGAGVKPRKDVLASLKMASMEEISRAILPAEIMSSILDYLSPVDLIRVARSSKLLREMAYDDTRWVQKLKRMGCWDEVEARKHTEEVFGTIADVRTVEEQEVEDAQAPHGEPAPNVSRSSRADLQSISDGFDQINLTTSANADISDGSENDPVIGALKQVKSVRGEARQEYGKVHAALAPYYNDIVTNGPSPDSLLFKNYTDPQHQAQILSQLQSFSECDADEGWRGRLEQLQSAVSMFEISAIKEFRHGYETEDIDDRMRKYAHVLYTLNGGEAAVELFIQHNHLVTRRSDLGKVSDCIDPFSQRVKLEHTQAFFTRLSVAYNEEVSIINRAFPPSMKISTPFIEKVGQDVLYPFLTAIFDELHGSNTESYLTAVSGTFAQCLNLSDTLLPIQNLDDSFDEFMDHVIAKAYVPHMDLYLAEELDHFRKISEAAVGDWDRQLSEQAASTESFLMSNINRQADKRDFLTSFKKVIMAPVNILPSFSGNKANEQKTPSEPTASDSSSLKSPNRFSTIASPTTPPIMEAPTTELAAKAAIMKSKLEGIRSLFSIEVALSLVHAAKSSLERAAQFVKIRGEYGAAAKQQCEAVFVALVRILGNRHLIGGFNKAVDHLSNYRPREQGERDQSGVEPLVTFLELVNVGDLILQMIDVFYEQELIGTKLTDRNDFLDPAVKEKKKFEQSLDERVAAGLNKGIDVLMEEVDYILATRQLATDFNPSVSTDPYRKTMDVSITEAAAAVVDVVSSHTQMLVGSTDKSMLDVFNQEVGLRLFAALCKHLKRQRISIEGSLKLISDMNHYFKFIQTFRNNDLLLYFKAFRELSQIYLIDPSDAKELATIIADADRFNGIWRVEEVYEFAERRADWYQVKRDVERAMYGIGCNVM; encoded by the exons ATGCAGAAAGCGAGGACTGGGCCAGGTGCCGGCGTGAAGCCGCGCAAGGATGTTCTGGCTTCACTCAAAATGGCCTCGATGGAGGAAATCTCCAGGGCCATTCTTCCAGCAG AGATCATGTCTTCAATCCTTGATTACCTTTCCCCTGTCGATCTCATACGAGTAGCTCGGTCTTCCAAACTCCTGCGCGAGATGGCATACGATGACACGCGATGGGTGCAGAAACTGAAACGGATGGGTTGTTGGGACGAGGTGGAGGCAAGAAAGCATACGGAAGAAGTGTTCGGAACTATCGCGGATGTGCGAACGGTCGAGGAGCAAGAGGTTGAGGATGCGCAAGCACCGCACGGCGAACCTGCACCCAACGTCTCACGGAGTTCCCGGGCCGATTTACAATCGATCTCTGACGGATTCGACCAGATCAATCTAACCACTTCGGCCAATGCTGATATATCGGATGGATCAGAAAATGATCCCGTCATCGGCGCTCTGAAACAAGTCAAGTCGGTTCGTGGAGAGGCCCGCCAGGAGTACGGAAAGGTACATGCAGCGCTGGCACCATACTACAATGATATCGTTACGAACGGTCCTTCTCCGGATAGCTTGCTTTTCAAGAACTACACCGATCCACAGCACCAAGCGCAGATACTGTCGCAACTACAATCCTTTTCCGAATGCGATGCAGACGAAGGATGGCGTGGACGGCTTGAACAATTGCAGTCTGCTGTGTCGATGTTCGAAATATCGGCCATAAAGGAGTTTAGACATGGATACGAGACAGAGGATATTGATGACAGGATGCGAAAATACGCCCATGTTTTGTACACGTTGAACGGCGGAGAGGCAGCTGTTGAACTCTTCATACAGCACAACCATCTCGTTACCAGAAGATCAGATCTCGGCAAAGTCTCGGACTGCATTGATCCTTTCTCGCAACGGGTTAAACTTGAACATACACAGGCCTTCTTCACTCGGCTGAGTGTGGCCTATAACGAGGAAGTATCGATCATCAATCGTGCTTTCCCCCCGTCGATGAAAATATCGACACCGTTTATCGAAAAGGTTGGGCAGGATGTGCTCTACCCATTTCTGACTGCCATTTTTGATGAGCTGCATGGTTCAAATACCGAGTCCTACTTGACTGCCGTCTCAGGAACATTTGCTCAATGCCTTAATCTCTCGGATACATTGTTGCCAATTCAGAATTTGGACGACAGTTTTGATGAATTCATGGATCATGTCATTGCTAAAGCCTATGTACCTCACATGGACTTATATCTCGCAGAGGAACTGGATCATTTCCGGAAAATATCTGAGGCGGCCGTAGGGGACTGGGATAGGCAGCTATCGGAGCAGGCAGCCTCGACGGAGTCATTCTTGATGTCGAACATCAATAGGCAGGCTGATAAGCGTGACTTCTTAACCTCTTTCAAGAAGGTTATTATGGCTCCCGTCAATATTCTTCCAAGCTTTTCAGGAAACAAGGCGAACGAGCAAAAGACACCATCGGAGCCCACCGCCAGCGACTCCTCGTCACTGAAGAGTCCCAATCGGTTCTCAACCATCGCGTCGCCCACAACGCCTCCTATTATGGAGGCGCCGACCACAGAGCTTGCGGCAAAAGCCGCGATCATGAAGTCTAAACTCGAGGGTATTCGATCTCTTTTCAGCATAGAAGTTGCTCTTAGTCTGGTTCATGCGGCAAAGTCAAGCTTGGAGCGAGCCGCGCAGTTTGTGAAGATCAGAGGCGAATATGGAGCTGCTGCAAAACAACAGTGCGAGGCGGTCTTCGTCGCCCTCGTGCGCATTCTAGGAAACCGTCACTTGATCGGTGGGTTCAATAAGGCCGTGGACCACTTGTCAAACTACCGGCCGCGCGAGCAAGGAGAACGCGACCAATCTGGCGTTGAGCCGCTGGTCACCTTTCTGGAGCTGGTGAACGTTGGTGATCTGATTCTCCAGATGATCGATGTCTTTTACGAACAGGAACTCATCGGCACCAAACTGACGGACCGCAATGATTTTCTGGACCCGGCcgtcaaggaaaagaaaaagttcgAGCAGAGCTTGGATGAacgggttgctgctgggcttAACAAAGGAATCGATGTTCTTATGGAAGAAGTGGACTACATTCTAGCAACGAGACAATTGGCGACCGACTTCAATCCTAGTGTCTCTACTGACCCCTATCGTAAAACGATGGATGTCAGTATCACCGAGGCTGCGGCGGCcgtggtggatgtggtctCTTCTCATACACAGATGTTGGTGGGCAGCACAGACAAGAGTATGCTGGACGTCTTCAACCAAGAGGTCGGGCTCCGTCTGTTTGCTGCTCTATGCAAGCATCTGAAGCGGCAGAGGATCAGCATTGAGGGGTCACTGAAGCTCATCAG CGACATGAATCACTACTTCAAATTCATCCAGACGTTCAGGAACAACGACCTTCTCCTCTACTTCAAGGCCTTCCGGGAACTATCGCAGATCTATTTGATCGACCCCTCTGATGCCAAAGAGCttgccaccatcatcgccgacGCGGACCGGTTCAATGGGATTTGGCGAGTGGAGGAAGTGTACGAGTTCGCTGAGCGACGGGCGGATTGGTACCAAGTGAAACGAGACGTCGAACGAGCCATGTATGGTATTGGCTGCAACGTTATGTGA